A DNA window from Desertifilum tharense IPPAS B-1220 contains the following coding sequences:
- the rplX gene encoding 50S ribosomal protein L24, giving the protein MARKTQTKVRQKMHVKKGDTVQVIAGKDKGKVGEVLETLPKDSKVIVKGVNIRTKHVKPRQEGESGQIQTFEAPIHSSNVMLYSNKQKVASRICYTFNDDGRKVRMLKKTGEIID; this is encoded by the coding sequence ATGGCACGAAAGACCCAAACTAAAGTCCGCCAAAAAATGCACGTCAAAAAGGGCGACACTGTTCAAGTGATTGCTGGAAAAGATAAGGGCAAAGTTGGCGAAGTTCTAGAGACGTTACCGAAAGACAGCAAGGTGATTGTTAAGGGCGTCAATATTAGAACGAAGCACGTTAAGCCCAGACAAGAAGGCGAATCGGGTCAAATTCAAACCTTTGAAGCACCGATTCATAGCTCGAATGTCATGCTTTATTCCAACAAGCAAAAGGTCGCCTCTCGCATTTGTTACACCTTCAATGACGACGGTCGGAAGGTCCGAATGCTCAAGAAAACGGGTGAAATTATTGACTAG
- the rplN gene encoding 50S ribosomal protein L14, with protein sequence MIQQESYLNVADNSGARKLMCIRVLGGNRRYGSVGDVIIAVVKDATPNMAVKKSDVVRAVIVRTRKGLRRDSGMSIRFDDNAAVIINPDGNPRGTRVFGPVARELRDKNFTKIVSLAPEVL encoded by the coding sequence GTGATTCAACAAGAGAGCTATCTTAATGTGGCTGATAACAGCGGCGCTCGCAAGCTGATGTGCATTCGCGTTCTCGGTGGCAACCGACGCTATGGATCAGTTGGCGACGTGATTATCGCTGTGGTTAAAGATGCAACCCCCAACATGGCGGTTAAAAAGTCAGATGTCGTTCGAGCGGTGATTGTCCGCACGCGCAAAGGATTGCGTCGCGATAGCGGGATGAGCATCCGGTTTGACGATAACGCTGCCGTGATTATTAACCCGGATGGAAATCCTAGAGGAACCCGCGTTTTCGGTCCAGTTGCCCGCGAACTCCGCGACAAGAACTTTACTAAAATCGTTTCTCTGGCACCGGAGGTACTGTAA
- the rpsQ gene encoding 30S ribosomal protein S17, with amino-acid sequence MAVKERVGTVVSDKMQKTVVVAVENRAAHPKYGKIVVRTKRYQAHDEDNRCKEGDRVRIRETRPLSRNKRWMVTEILDPSGSVSEQLSSGESASPVSQSEPETEA; translated from the coding sequence ATGGCCGTTAAAGAAAGAGTTGGCACAGTTGTCAGCGACAAAATGCAAAAAACGGTGGTAGTCGCTGTTGAAAACCGCGCGGCTCACCCCAAGTACGGCAAAATTGTCGTCCGAACGAAACGATATCAAGCGCACGATGAAGACAATCGCTGTAAAGAAGGCGATCGCGTTCGGATTCGTGAAACTCGGCCCTTGAGCCGCAATAAACGCTGGATGGTGACGGAAATTCTTGACCCCAGTGGAAGCGTGAGCGAACAGCTTTCGAGCGGTGAATCTGCCTCACCCGTCAGCCAGAGCGAACCTGAAACAGAAGCGTAG
- the rpmC gene encoding 50S ribosomal protein L29, with the protein MALPKIADARNLSDEELSEKILATKKQLFDLRMRQRTGQLENKTHQFKHARHELAQLLTVESERQAANGASSQSVAAEE; encoded by the coding sequence ATGGCTTTACCGAAAATTGCTGACGCGCGCAACCTCAGCGACGAAGAATTGAGCGAAAAAATCCTCGCGACTAAAAAACAATTGTTTGATTTGCGGATGCGCCAAAGAACGGGTCAACTTGAAAACAAGACCCACCAGTTCAAACATGCTCGCCATGAATTAGCGCAACTGCTGACCGTTGAAAGCGAACGTCAAGCCGCTAACGGAGCGAGTTCCCAATCTGTAGCAGCCGAGGAGTAA
- the rplP gene encoding 50S ribosomal protein L16, which translates to MLSPRRTKFRKQQRGRMTGVASRGNTISFGDFALQALEPHWITSRQIEASRRAMTRYIRRGGKIWIRVFPDKPVTMRPAETRMGSGKGNPEFWVAVVKPGRVLFEIAGVPEATAREAMRLASYKLPIKTKFLTRETEQS; encoded by the coding sequence ATGTTAAGTCCCAGAAGAACTAAATTCAGGAAGCAACAACGGGGTCGGATGACGGGCGTTGCCAGCCGTGGCAATACCATTAGCTTTGGGGATTTTGCCCTGCAAGCGCTTGAACCTCATTGGATTACGTCTCGCCAAATTGAAGCGAGCCGTCGTGCCATGACCCGTTATATCCGTCGGGGTGGCAAAATTTGGATTCGCGTTTTCCCCGATAAACCTGTCACCATGCGTCCGGCTGAAACGCGGATGGGTTCCGGGAAAGGAAATCCGGAGTTTTGGGTAGCAGTCGTTAAACCCGGTCGCGTTCTCTTTGAGATTGCTGGGGTACCCGAAGCAACGGCGAGAGAGGCAATGCGCCTTGCGTCTTATAAACTCCCGATCAAAACGAAGTTTTTAACTCGCGAAACGGAGCAATCTTAA
- the rpsC gene encoding 30S ribosomal protein S3 → MGQKIHPVGFRLGVTQEHRSRWFADTRNYPEVLQEDYKIRQYVNKQLSNAGISEVRIERKADQIDLEVRTARPGVVVGRGGSGIEQLRTGLQEKLGNSDRQIRINVVEVARVDADSGLLAEYIAQQLERRVSFRRVVRQAIQRAQRAGVQGIKIQISGRLNGAEIARTEWTREGRVPLHTLRADIDYAYRTAQTIYGILGVKVWVFKGEILPGQEETPAAPSTPSRRRQPRRRQQFEDRSNEG, encoded by the coding sequence GTGGGACAGAAGATACATCCAGTTGGCTTTCGCCTCGGCGTTACTCAAGAACATCGCTCTCGCTGGTTCGCAGACACGAGAAATTATCCTGAAGTTTTGCAGGAAGACTACAAAATTCGCCAGTATGTCAACAAGCAGTTGAGCAATGCTGGGATTTCGGAAGTTCGTATTGAACGCAAAGCCGATCAAATCGACCTCGAAGTGCGGACGGCTCGTCCCGGCGTGGTGGTCGGTCGTGGCGGTAGCGGGATCGAGCAATTGCGAACCGGACTGCAAGAGAAGCTCGGCAATAGCGATCGCCAAATCCGGATTAACGTCGTAGAAGTGGCTCGCGTCGATGCCGATTCTGGGTTGCTGGCAGAATACATCGCCCAACAACTCGAAAGACGGGTTTCCTTCCGTCGCGTCGTGCGTCAAGCCATTCAACGCGCTCAACGCGCAGGCGTTCAAGGGATCAAAATTCAAATTAGCGGTCGCCTCAACGGGGCAGAAATTGCCCGGACTGAGTGGACTCGCGAAGGTCGCGTGCCCCTGCATACCCTCAGAGCTGACATTGATTACGCCTACCGTACCGCTCAAACGATTTACGGAATCCTAGGCGTCAAAGTTTGGGTATTCAAAGGCGAAATTTTGCCCGGTCAAGAAGAAACTCCGGCAGCGCCGAGTACGCCTTCTCGTCGGCGACAACCCCGCCGCCGCCAACAATTTGAAGACCGCTCGAATGAAGGTTAA
- the rplV gene encoding 50S ribosomal protein L22, which produces MAIDTTVETKAIARYIRMSPHKVRRVLDQIRGRSYREALIILEFMPYRACQPVLKVLRSAVANAEHNEGLDPTNLVVSQAFADAGPVLKRYRPRAQGRAYQIRKPTCHITVAVAPVETNE; this is translated from the coding sequence ATGGCAATAGATACAACCGTAGAAACCAAAGCGATCGCTCGCTACATCCGCATGTCTCCCCACAAAGTCCGGCGCGTCCTCGATCAGATTCGCGGCCGGAGCTACCGAGAAGCGCTGATTATTTTAGAGTTTATGCCCTACCGTGCTTGCCAGCCCGTGTTAAAGGTGCTGCGCTCTGCTGTCGCCAACGCCGAACACAATGAAGGACTCGATCCCACGAACCTCGTTGTCAGTCAAGCGTTTGCTGATGCCGGCCCGGTGCTCAAGCGCTATCGGCCCCGCGCTCAAGGTCGCGCCTATCAGATTCGCAAGCCGACGTGTCACATTACCGTGGCCGTTGCCCCGGTCGAGACTAACGAGTAA
- the rpsS gene encoding 30S ribosomal protein S19 has protein sequence MSRSLKKGPFVADSLLSKIEKLNSKGEKQVIKTWSRASTVIPLMIGHTIAVHNGRQHVPVYVTEQMVGHKLGEFAPTRTFRGHAKSDKKARR, from the coding sequence ATGTCTCGTTCACTCAAAAAAGGTCCTTTCGTCGCTGATTCTTTACTCAGCAAGATCGAAAAGCTGAATAGCAAGGGCGAGAAGCAAGTGATCAAAACTTGGTCGAGAGCTTCTACTGTTATTCCGCTGATGATTGGTCATACCATTGCCGTTCACAACGGTCGCCAGCACGTTCCCGTCTACGTGACGGAGCAGATGGTTGGGCATAAATTGGGCGAATTTGCCCCCACCCGGACATTCCGGGGTCATGCGAAGAGCGATAAAAAGGCTCGCCGCTAG
- the rplB gene encoding 50S ribosomal protein L2 has translation MGIRAYRPYTPSTRQHTVSDFAEITTSEPEKTLVTHKHRHKGRNNRGVVTCRHRGGGHKRLYRIIDFRRDKLNIPAKVVTVEYDPNRNARISLLHYQDGEKRYILHPVGLTVGTTVISGPDSPIEIGNALPLGNMPLGTNVHNVELTPGRGAQIVRAAGATAQVMAKEGNFVTLRLPSGEVRLIRRECYATIGQVGNVDARNISLGKAGRKRWKGRRPEVRGSVMNPVDHPHGGGEGRAPIGRSGPVTPWGKPALGYKTRKKNKPSNALIVRRRRKSSKRGKGGRQT, from the coding sequence ATGGGCATCCGAGCTTACCGACCTTATACACCGAGTACCCGCCAACATACCGTTTCTGACTTTGCAGAAATTACGACCAGCGAACCCGAAAAAACGCTAGTCACCCACAAACACCGTCACAAAGGGCGGAACAACCGAGGCGTCGTCACCTGTCGCCATCGGGGTGGCGGACACAAACGCCTTTATCGCATCATCGATTTCCGCCGCGATAAACTCAACATTCCGGCAAAAGTGGTGACTGTTGAGTACGATCCCAACCGTAACGCCCGGATCTCGCTACTGCATTACCAAGATGGAGAAAAACGCTATATTCTCCACCCCGTTGGTTTAACCGTAGGCACCACCGTCATTTCTGGACCCGATTCCCCCATTGAGATTGGGAACGCTTTACCCTTGGGCAATATGCCGTTAGGGACAAACGTTCACAACGTTGAACTTACCCCCGGACGCGGCGCTCAAATCGTCCGCGCGGCTGGAGCCACTGCTCAAGTGATGGCAAAAGAAGGCAACTTCGTCACCCTGCGCCTGCCTTCTGGAGAAGTCCGCCTCATCCGTCGCGAGTGCTACGCCACGATCGGACAAGTCGGTAATGTGGATGCTCGCAACATTAGCCTGGGTAAAGCCGGACGCAAGCGCTGGAAAGGTCGCCGTCCGGAAGTTCGCGGTAGCGTTATGAACCCCGTAGACCACCCGCACGGTGGGGGTGAAGGTCGCGCTCCGATTGGTCGTAGCGGCCCTGTAACCCCTTGGGGTAAACCCGCTTTGGGCTACAAGACTCGTAAAAAGAATAAGCCGAGCAACGCGCTAATTGTACGCCGTCGCCGGAAATCCTCGAAGCGCGGTAAAGGCGGACGCCAAACCTAA
- a CDS encoding 50S ribosomal protein L23, whose translation MSEFDPRDLPDLVRRPMITEKATRLLEDNKYTFEVALKASKPQIKAAIEELFDVSVVKVNTCRPPRRKRRVGKFLGYKSQYKKAVVTLAAGDTITLFPEV comes from the coding sequence GTGAGTGAATTCGATCCCCGCGATCTACCCGATCTAGTGCGGCGTCCGATGATTACCGAAAAAGCAACGCGGCTGCTAGAAGACAACAAATATACATTTGAAGTGGCTCTCAAAGCGAGCAAACCGCAAATCAAAGCCGCGATTGAAGAATTATTTGATGTCAGCGTGGTGAAGGTCAATACATGCAGACCGCCGCGCCGCAAGCGTCGAGTTGGCAAGTTCTTGGGGTATAAGTCGCAATACAAAAAAGCGGTTGTCACCCTAGCAGCCGGAGACACCATTACTCTATTCCCAGAAGTCTAG
- the rplD gene encoding 50S ribosomal protein L4: protein MVSCVVRDWQGEEKGSASLELRVAKEESSAHIVHRALVRQLNNGRQGTASTKTRAEVRGGGRKPWRQKGTGRARAGSIRSPLWRGGGVIFGPKPRSYETKMNRKERRLALRTALMSRVEDLVVVEDFSTQLERPKTKELVAAIARWGVDPSAKILLILPERSETIYLSARNIPNVRTIKSDQLNIFDILNADKIVATQAAVEKIQEVYGE, encoded by the coding sequence ATGGTTAGTTGCGTAGTGCGAGACTGGCAGGGCGAAGAAAAGGGGAGCGCGAGCTTAGAATTACGAGTAGCGAAAGAAGAAAGTTCCGCTCATATCGTGCATCGCGCCCTCGTTCGCCAACTCAACAACGGTCGTCAGGGAACGGCAAGCACAAAAACCCGCGCCGAAGTTCGAGGCGGCGGTCGCAAACCCTGGCGGCAAAAAGGAACGGGGAGAGCGCGGGCCGGTTCGATTCGTTCTCCACTGTGGCGTGGAGGCGGTGTCATTTTTGGACCGAAACCCAGAAGCTACGAAACCAAGATGAACCGCAAGGAGCGGCGCTTGGCATTGCGGACGGCTTTGATGAGCCGCGTTGAAGATTTAGTGGTCGTTGAGGACTTCAGCACGCAGCTCGAACGTCCAAAAACGAAGGAATTGGTTGCTGCGATCGCGCGTTGGGGCGTCGATCCGAGTGCAAAAATTCTGTTGATTTTGCCGGAACGCTCAGAAACCATCTACTTGTCAGCCCGCAACATTCCCAATGTGAGAACGATCAAAAGCGATCAACTCAACATTTTTGACATTCTTAACGCAGACAAAATTGTTGCGACTCAAGCAGCAGTAGAGAAGATTCAGGAGGTATACGGTGAGTGA
- the rplC gene encoding 50S ribosomal protein L3 translates to MSVGILGTKLGMTQIFDPEEGTAIPVTVVQAGPCTITQVKTPQTDGYTAIQLGYKEVSEKGITRPEKGHLAKSNISPLRHLKEYRLEQVDSYEVGQQLGVDLFSAGQLVDVVGNSIGRGFAGYQKRHNFKRGPMSHGSKNHRLPGSTGAGTTPGRVYPGKRMAGRKGNKQITVRKLTVVRVDPERNLILIKGAVPGKPGTLLNIKPANIVGSKGNS, encoded by the coding sequence GTGTCTGTAGGTATTCTCGGCACTAAACTCGGCATGACTCAAATCTTTGATCCGGAAGAAGGAACTGCAATTCCTGTCACCGTTGTTCAAGCAGGGCCATGCACCATCACTCAAGTCAAAACCCCACAAACCGATGGGTATACGGCGATTCAACTGGGTTATAAGGAAGTTTCCGAAAAGGGAATTACCCGCCCAGAGAAGGGACATTTAGCCAAATCTAACATTAGTCCCCTTCGCCACCTCAAAGAGTATCGCTTAGAGCAAGTTGACAGCTACGAAGTCGGTCAACAACTCGGCGTCGATCTCTTTAGCGCAGGTCAACTCGTCGATGTCGTCGGCAACAGTATCGGTCGCGGTTTTGCTGGCTATCAAAAGCGCCACAACTTCAAACGAGGCCCCATGTCTCACGGCTCCAAAAACCATAGACTTCCCGGTTCGACGGGTGCAGGAACCACCCCCGGACGCGTATATCCTGGGAAGCGGATGGCCGGCCGTAAGGGCAACAAGCAAATTACCGTTCGCAAACTGACCGTTGTGCGTGTCGATCCAGAACGCAACTTAATCCTGATCAAAGGTGCGGTTCCAGGCAAACCGGGAACGTTACTCAACATCAAGCCAGCAAACATTGTCGGAAGCAAGGGTAACAGTTAA
- a CDS encoding NAD(P)H-quinone oxidoreductase subunit N — MALLTTGKKFIRDVETHGAVAVYAPLEGGFEGRYLRRLRASGYEAIAVSGRGLGDLPMYLTGVHGVRPPHLGKKTVGNEAAVGYVNYIPPIVNYQLEQLPTQSKGLVVWIIDGSVFSSQELEYLVALPKLEPKVKVIVEIGGDRTFRWQPLKDTLVAA; from the coding sequence ATGGCCTTGCTGACGACTGGGAAAAAATTCATCCGCGACGTAGAGACTCACGGAGCAGTTGCCGTCTACGCTCCCTTAGAGGGAGGATTTGAAGGACGCTATTTGCGGCGCTTAAGAGCCTCTGGTTATGAAGCGATAGCAGTTTCTGGGCGCGGCTTAGGCGACTTACCGATGTACTTAACAGGCGTTCATGGCGTGCGTCCGCCCCACTTGGGGAAAAAGACGGTTGGCAACGAAGCGGCGGTCGGCTATGTCAACTATATTCCGCCCATCGTTAATTATCAACTCGAACAACTGCCCACCCAGTCTAAAGGGTTAGTGGTGTGGATTATTGATGGTAGCGTATTCTCCTCTCAAGAACTGGAATATTTAGTTGCGCTTCCCAAACTCGAACCAAAAGTTAAGGTAATTGTAGAAATTGGGGGCGATCGCACTTTTCGCTGGCAACCTTTAAAAGACACCCTAGTTGCTGCCTAG
- a CDS encoding VWA domain-containing protein, whose amino-acid sequence MIEDRDYTLIIDKSNSMSVPDKNGKSRWLAAQESTLAVARKCEELDPDGITVYLFAGQFRRYDNVTATKVEQIFQENSPSGGSMLAAVLGDALNNYFQRKAAGQTKPNGETFLVITDGTPDDRKAVMELIIDASQRIDRDEELAISFIQVGTDPEATKFLKALDDQMQSVGAKFDIVDTVTMNDMQGMNLTDVLINAITD is encoded by the coding sequence ATCATCGAAGACCGCGATTATACCTTAATCATCGACAAAAGTAATAGTATGTCCGTACCGGATAAAAACGGTAAAAGTCGATGGCTAGCGGCACAAGAGTCAACGCTCGCCGTAGCTCGAAAATGTGAAGAACTCGATCCCGATGGCATCACTGTTTATCTATTTGCGGGTCAATTCCGCCGATATGATAACGTTACGGCGACTAAAGTTGAGCAGATATTTCAAGAAAATTCTCCATCGGGTGGCAGTATGCTAGCTGCGGTTTTAGGAGATGCGCTCAATAACTATTTTCAACGCAAAGCGGCCGGACAAACCAAACCCAATGGAGAAACATTTCTCGTCATTACAGATGGAACTCCCGACGATCGCAAAGCCGTTATGGAACTGATTATCGATGCTTCCCAGCGGATCGATCGCGATGAAGAGTTAGCCATCTCTTTTATTCAAGTCGGAACCGATCCAGAAGCGACTAAGTTTCTCAAAGCATTAGACGATCAAATGCAAAGTGTCGGCGCAAAATTCGACATTGTAGACACGGTGACGATGAACGATATGCAAGGGATGAATTTAACGGATGTCCTGATCAACGCCATTACTGATTAA
- the ldpA gene encoding circadian clock protein LdpA translates to MSDLNHPLHSLRNGRWFKLICGASYQHLPAVRNLTLAYTLAGADCIDVAADEAVVAAAQEAIAVAQILKAEAQQRGFWHQANQPLLMASLNDAEDPHFRKADFNPTQCPPACSQPCQNVCPAEAIAFNRNFSGIIDQRCYGCGRCLPICPSALIIARAYVITPQILIKSLPWGTPGIGAVEIHTQIGHLADFQRLWQSLQPILPQLELLAISCPDGEGLIDYLQTLSTIIHPLPCPLLWQTDGRPMSGDIGAGTTHASIKLAQKVLAAQLPGFVQLAGGTNHYTVPKLKAAQLLKDPFQPGVAGVAYGSYARVLLSSIIDRLEAQSCTLAGVPHLEEVPELLWQAVAIAHSLVSQLKSPMPLPQPLA, encoded by the coding sequence GTGAGCGATCTGAACCATCCTTTGCATTCTCTCAGGAACGGTCGCTGGTTCAAACTCATTTGCGGAGCCAGCTACCAACACCTGCCGGCCGTTAGAAACTTAACGTTGGCTTATACCCTAGCAGGTGCCGACTGCATTGACGTGGCAGCCGATGAAGCTGTAGTGGCAGCAGCTCAAGAGGCGATCGCAGTCGCGCAGATCCTGAAAGCCGAAGCCCAACAGCGAGGATTCTGGCATCAGGCAAACCAGCCCTTATTAATGGCGAGCCTGAACGATGCAGAAGATCCGCACTTTCGCAAAGCAGACTTTAACCCCACCCAATGTCCGCCTGCGTGTTCTCAGCCTTGCCAGAACGTTTGCCCAGCAGAGGCGATCGCGTTTAACCGCAACTTTTCTGGCATCATTGACCAACGCTGTTACGGGTGCGGTCGCTGCCTGCCCATCTGTCCAAGCGCATTGATTATAGCGCGAGCCTATGTCATCACCCCGCAAATCTTAATCAAAAGCTTACCTTGGGGAACGCCCGGAATCGGTGCTGTTGAAATTCATACCCAAATCGGTCATTTAGCCGACTTCCAAAGGCTGTGGCAGAGTCTTCAACCCATTCTCCCTCAACTCGAACTCCTAGCCATTAGCTGCCCCGATGGAGAAGGCTTAATAGACTATCTGCAAACCCTATCGACCATCATTCACCCCCTACCCTGTCCCCTCCTGTGGCAAACAGATGGCCGCCCTATGAGTGGAGACATCGGTGCAGGAACGACGCACGCCAGCATCAAGCTTGCTCAGAAAGTGCTAGCGGCGCAACTTCCCGGTTTTGTTCAACTCGCAGGAGGCACCAATCACTATACAGTCCCCAAATTAAAAGCCGCTCAACTGTTAAAAGACCCCTTTCAACCGGGAGTTGCTGGAGTCGCTTATGGCAGCTATGCTCGCGTCCTCCTCTCCTCCATCATCGATCGCCTAGAAGCCCAGAGTTGTACTCTAGCAGGCGTCCCGCACCTTGAGGAAGTCCCCGAACTGCTGTGGCAAGCCGTAGCGATCGCTCATTCCCTTGTTTCCCAACTCAAATCCCCCATGCCCTTACCCCAACCCCTTGCTTAA
- a CDS encoding R3H domain-containing nucleic acid-binding protein, which translates to MQVTDDLDRLLSILPSEIHTTLEKHPLRDKLVEVVLDLGRRPEVRFPGKAEYLSETLISREDLNYCVQRVGTFSGDNRAGIEQTLHRISAIRNRSGDIIGLTLRVGRAIFGTIGMIRDLVETGRSILMLGRPGVGKTTALREIARVLADELDKRVVIIDTSNEIAGDGDIPHPAIGRARRMQVARPELQHQVMIEAVENHMPEVIVIDEIGTELEALAARTIAERGVQLVGTAHGNRIENLIKNPTLSDLVGGIQAVTLGDDEARRRGSQKTVLERKAPPTFEIAVEMLERQRWVVHEEVSETVDTLLRGRQPNPQVRTVDDQGKVTISHETSTTTEGAFPPRYSRRPLEMQGTSLPSVARTFAPERSPIEAKGWRASGQMRPLPSERYGLNREVTHQEQEFEQMLNASLHQQEQYDDVIIPVSQKAAQQIGPNGEDWPLHVYPYGVSRHQLDQVIRMLNLPVVLTKDIDSADAVVALRSHVKNHHKLRQMAKSRHVPIHTLKANTVPQIVRALQRLLDVDDPSTTEAVDLRLFTQSGDEDELEALEEARLAVEQIVIPKGQPVELLPRSGKVRKMQHELVEHYRLKSSSFGEEPNRRLRIYPA; encoded by the coding sequence ATGCAGGTGACGGATGACTTGGATCGGTTATTGAGTATTTTGCCTAGTGAAATTCATACAACCTTAGAAAAGCACCCGTTACGAGACAAGCTCGTTGAAGTCGTCTTAGATTTAGGCCGCCGTCCCGAAGTCCGATTTCCCGGTAAAGCCGAGTACCTCTCCGAAACCTTAATCAGTCGAGAAGACCTCAATTACTGCGTTCAGCGCGTTGGCACCTTCAGCGGCGACAACCGCGCCGGAATTGAGCAAACCCTGCACCGGATCAGCGCCATTCGCAACCGCAGCGGCGATATTATTGGCCTCACTCTTCGGGTCGGTCGAGCCATTTTCGGCACCATTGGTATGATTCGCGACCTCGTAGAAACCGGTCGTTCCATTCTGATGCTCGGTCGTCCCGGCGTTGGTAAAACGACCGCATTGCGCGAAATTGCTCGCGTGCTGGCTGATGAGCTAGATAAGCGCGTCGTCATCATTGATACCTCTAATGAAATTGCTGGCGACGGCGATATTCCCCACCCCGCCATCGGTCGGGCGCGGCGGATGCAGGTGGCGCGTCCGGAACTTCAGCATCAAGTGATGATTGAGGCAGTGGAAAATCACATGCCAGAAGTCATTGTTATTGATGAAATTGGTACGGAATTAGAAGCGCTTGCGGCCAGAACCATCGCAGAACGCGGCGTCCAACTCGTCGGAACGGCTCACGGAAACCGGATTGAAAACCTAATTAAAAACCCCACGCTATCCGATCTCGTGGGGGGAATTCAAGCGGTGACATTAGGCGATGATGAAGCGCGGCGTCGCGGTTCTCAAAAAACCGTGTTAGAACGCAAAGCCCCCCCAACGTTTGAAATTGCGGTGGAAATGCTGGAAAGACAGCGCTGGGTGGTGCATGAGGAAGTCTCGGAAACCGTAGACACTCTGCTGCGCGGTCGTCAACCCAATCCTCAAGTTCGCACGGTGGACGATCAAGGGAAAGTGACGATTAGTCATGAGACGAGTACGACAACCGAGGGGGCATTTCCTCCCCGCTACTCCAGACGACCTCTAGAGATGCAAGGGACTTCTTTGCCCAGCGTGGCTCGAACCTTTGCGCCAGAGCGATCGCCAATTGAAGCCAAAGGCTGGCGGGCTTCGGGTCAAATGCGTCCGCTGCCCTCAGAACGTTACGGCTTGAATCGAGAGGTGACTCATCAAGAGCAAGAGTTTGAGCAAATGCTCAATGCTTCTTTGCATCAACAAGAGCAATATGACGACGTTATCATCCCCGTAAGTCAAAAAGCGGCCCAGCAAATTGGACCGAATGGGGAAGACTGGCCCTTGCACGTATATCCCTACGGTGTCAGCCGCCATCAACTGGATCAGGTGATTCGGATGCTGAATTTGCCTGTGGTGCTGACGAAGGATATTGATAGTGCTGATGCGGTGGTGGCATTGCGATCGCACGTCAAAAACCATCATAAACTGCGTCAGATGGCAAAATCTCGCCATGTTCCGATTCATACCCTAAAGGCCAATACAGTGCCGCAAATTGTTCGCGCCCTCCAACGCTTGCTGGATGTAGACGATCCATCAACCACAGAAGCCGTTGATTTGCGCCTGTTTACCCAAAGCGGGGATGAAGATGAGTTGGAAGCTTTAGAAGAAGCCAGACTCGCGGTAGAGCAAATTGTGATTCCCAAAGGGCAACCTGTGGAACTGCTACCGCGTTCGGGTAAGGTGCGGAAAATGCAACACGAACTTGTAGAACACTACCGCCTCAAGTCTTCTAGCTTTGGCGAGGAACCCAACCGCCGCCTGCGGATTTATCCGGCGTAG